AAAACTCAAGCGTTGGAACAGCCTGGACTCAAACGTCATCCGTCCCGGACAGGTTTTAGTCATCTGGCCTGAAGCCTGAGATACCGTTACAGTCATGCCTCGGACGTTCTTTCTACTTTTTCTTTTCTGGAACCTGGTCTCTTCCGCCGCAGCCTTGCGTCTTACGGCCACCATCTATCCCCTTTACGATCTGGCTCGAGAGTTGGCCCCAGAGGAAGATATAAGGCTTCTCCTCCCCCCTGGGGCCGATCCTCATCACTTTGAACCTCGCTGGGAGGCCTTGAGGACTCTCCGAGAGAGCGATCTGGTGCTCGCCGTGGGTTATGAGACCTGGCTTCCCCGAAGTCTATCTCCGGAAAAAAAACTTCTTCTGGCCGAGGGTCCCTTTAAAAATCCCCACCTCTGGCTAGACCTGGCGCGCCTTCGAAACTTCATCGAAAGGCTTTCCGCAAGGCTTTCTCTCCTTTGTCCCGCCCGGAAGGGCGAAATTGAATCCCGCAAGAGAAAACTCCTGGCGCGGATGGCAAGGCTTGAGGCCCTTAAAAAGGAGCTTTCCCTTTGTAGATCCCGTACGGTCCTGGTCCTGGGGCATGCGGCCCTGGAGGAACTCTTAAAGGGGACCTCGTTGAAGGTGGTCTCTCTGGCCGGCCCGCATCCGGAAAGCGAAGTCCTGCCCGGGGACCTTTCCCGGGCTCTGACTCTGGCGCGTCGAAAACGACTTCCCGCGGTCTTTTTGCTGGACCCGGCCTTCCAGCGCTACGTCCCTCTTTTCCGGAAAGAAGGGATCCGGGTTCTCAAAATAAATCCCGGTCTTCCGGTGTGGCCGGAAGATCGAGGGCTTTCCTTTTTGGATCTCCTCCAGAAAGATCTCCTGACCCTGAAAAATGGTCTCTGCCTTTCCTAAACTTGCCAAGGGAGACTTTTTGAGCTAGGAGAGAAAAGACTTTTTGGGAGAGGAGGTTCAGCATGCCCCGGGCTCTCAAACTCAAGATCGCGCTGGTGGTTCTCCTTACGGTCTTTTCGGTCAT
This portion of the Thermosulfurimonas marina genome encodes:
- a CDS encoding metal ABC transporter substrate-binding protein, giving the protein MPRTFFLLFLFWNLVSSAAALRLTATIYPLYDLARELAPEEDIRLLLPPGADPHHFEPRWEALRTLRESDLVLAVGYETWLPRSLSPEKKLLLAEGPFKNPHLWLDLARLRNFIERLSARLSLLCPARKGEIESRKRKLLARMARLEALKKELSLCRSRTVLVLGHAALEELLKGTSLKVVSLAGPHPESEVLPGDLSRALTLARRKRLPAVFLLDPAFQRYVPLFRKEGIRVLKINPGLPVWPEDRGLSFLDLLQKDLLTLKNGLCLS